In one Cyprinus carpio isolate SPL01 chromosome B2, ASM1834038v1, whole genome shotgun sequence genomic region, the following are encoded:
- the LOC109055155 gene encoding rho guanine nucleotide exchange factor 4-like isoform X11: MGFQDADITVQLISDGSVCAEALWDHVTMDDQELGFKAGDVIEVVDATNKEWWWGRVLDSEGWFPASFVRLRVNQDEPMEEYLAHLDGASEGGGASMGGPLGPGLPCKEQMRANVINEIMSTERDYIKHLKDICEGYIKQCRKRTDMFTEEQLRTIFGNIDELYRFQKKFLKALEKKFNKDHPHLSEIGSCFLEHQTNFQIYSEYCNNHPNACVQLSKLMKIKKYVFFFEACRLLQKMIDISLDGFLLTPVQKICKYPLQLAELLKYTNPQHRDYKDVEAALNAMKNVARLINERKRRLENIDKIAQWQSSIEDWEGEDILSRSSDLIFSGDLTKISQPQAKGQQRMFFLFDHQLVFCKKDLLRRDILYYKGRLDMDQMQVVDVEDGKDKDFNVSVKNALKLCSPGGEEVHLLCAKKPEQKQRWLRAFADEREQVQHDLETGFTITEVQKKQAMLNASKSHPTGKPKALALQHLLALRSPSLLHPKTSKCLRFSEPSGPLAPRATLTSPLLPEGPQRRQGRGVRVPPGVLRRAISWVSSQSREPIE; the protein is encoded by the exons CTGATCAGTGATGGCAGCGTGTGCGCGGAGGCTCTATGGGACCACGTCACCATGGACGACCAGGAGCTGGGCTTCAAAGCTGGAGATGTCATCGAAGTAGTGGATGCCACAAACAAGGAGTGGTGGTGGGGCCGGGTGCTGGATAGCGAGGGCTGGTTCCCCGCCAGCTTTGTTCGG TTACGCGTGAACCAAGATGAACCCATGGAGGAATACTTAGCCCATCTGGACGGGGCCTCGGAGGGGGGTGGGGCCAGCATGGGGGGCCCCTTAGGGCCCGGTCTGCCCTGCAAGGAGCAGATGAGAGCCAACGTCATCAATGAAATCATGAGCACAGAGAGGGATTACATCAAACACCTGAAGGACATCTGTGAG GGCTATATAAAACAGTGTCGGAAGAGGACAGATATGTTCACTGAGGAGCAACTGCGCACTATCTTTGGGAACATCGATGAGCTCTACCGTTTCCAGAAGAAGTTCCTCAAAGCCTTGGAGAAGAAATTCAACAAAGATCATCCTCACCTCAGCGAGATTGGCTCCTGCTTCTTAGAGCAC CAAACAAACTTTCAGATCTACTCTGAATATTGCAACAACCACCCCAATGCCTGCGTGCAGCTTTCCAAACTGATGAAGATCAAGAAGTATGTGTTCTTTTTTGAGGCCTGTCGTCTGCTCCAGAAGATGATCGACATTTCCTTGGATGGATTCCTGCTTACTCCTGTTCAGAAGATCTGCAAGTATCCTCTGCAGCTGGCAGAACTGCTGAAGTACACCAACCCACAGCACAG AGATTATAAGGATGTGGaagctgctttaaatgcaatGAAGAATGTGGCCAGACTGATCAATGAGAGAAAGAGGCGTCTGGAGAATATTGACAAAATTGCTCAGTGGCAAAGCTCCATAGAAGACTGGGAG GGTGAAGACATCTTGAGCAGAAGCTCTGATCTGATTTTCTCTGGAGACCTGACCAAGATCTCCCAGCCACAGGCCAAAGGCCAGCAGCGAATGTTCTTTCTCTTTGACCACCAACTGGTTTTCTGTAAGAAG GATCTTCTTCGGAGGGACATCCTGTACTACAAGGGTCGGTTAGACATGGATCAGATGCAAGTGGTGGATGTGGAGGATGGGAAGGATAAGGACTTTAACGTGAGTGTGAAGAATGCCTTGAAATTATGTTCTCCTGGGGGAGAGGAGGTCCACCTTCTGTGTGCCAAGAAACCCGAGCAGAAGCAGCGCTGGCTGCGAGCCTTTGCGGATGAACGGGAACAGGTCCAGCACGACCTCGAAACAG GTTTTACGATCACAGAGGTCCAGAAGAAGCAGGCCATGTTGAATGCATCTAAAAGTCATCCAACAGGGAAGCCCAAAG CTTTAGCTTTACAGCATCTTTTGGCACTCAGATCTCCTTCACTTCTTCACCCAAAAACTTCCAAGTGCCTACGTTTTTCTGAACCTTCAGGACCTCTGGCTCCCAGGGCCACCTTAACTTCACCTCTCCTCCCTGAAGGCCCTCAGCGTAGGCAGGGGCGGGGGGTTAGGGTGCCCCCTGGGGTCCTGCGCAGGGCAATATCTTGGGTGTCCTCTCAAAGTAGAGAGCCGATCGAGTAG
- the LOC109055155 gene encoding rho guanine nucleotide exchange factor 4-like isoform X12 yields MDDQELGFKAGDVIEVVDATNKEWWWGRVLDSEGWFPASFVRLRVNQDEPMEEYLAHLDGASEGGGASMGGPLGPGLPCKEQMRANVINEIMSTERDYIKHLKDICEGYIKQCRKRTDMFTEEQLRTIFGNIDELYRFQKKFLKALEKKFNKDHPHLSEIGSCFLEHQTNFQIYSEYCNNHPNACVQLSKLMKIKKYVFFFEACRLLQKMIDISLDGFLLTPVQKICKYPLQLAELLKYTNPQHRDYKDVEAALNAMKNVARLINERKRRLENIDKIAQWQSSIEDWEGEDILSRSSDLIFSGDLTKISQPQAKGQQRMFFLFDHQLVFCKKDLLRRDILYYKGRLDMDQMQVVDVEDGKDKDFNVSVKNALKLCSPGGEEVHLLCAKKPEQKQRWLRAFADEREQVQHDLETGFTITEVQKKQAMLNASKSHPTGKPKALALQHLLALRSPSLLHPKTSKCLRFSEPSGPLAPRATLTSPLLPEGPQRRQGRGVRVPPGVLRRAISWVSSQSREPIE; encoded by the exons ATGGACGACCAGGAGCTGGGCTTCAAAGCTGGAGATGTCATCGAAGTAGTGGATGCCACAAACAAGGAGTGGTGGTGGGGCCGGGTGCTGGATAGCGAGGGCTGGTTCCCCGCCAGCTTTGTTCGG TTACGCGTGAACCAAGATGAACCCATGGAGGAATACTTAGCCCATCTGGACGGGGCCTCGGAGGGGGGTGGGGCCAGCATGGGGGGCCCCTTAGGGCCCGGTCTGCCCTGCAAGGAGCAGATGAGAGCCAACGTCATCAATGAAATCATGAGCACAGAGAGGGATTACATCAAACACCTGAAGGACATCTGTGAG GGCTATATAAAACAGTGTCGGAAGAGGACAGATATGTTCACTGAGGAGCAACTGCGCACTATCTTTGGGAACATCGATGAGCTCTACCGTTTCCAGAAGAAGTTCCTCAAAGCCTTGGAGAAGAAATTCAACAAAGATCATCCTCACCTCAGCGAGATTGGCTCCTGCTTCTTAGAGCAC CAAACAAACTTTCAGATCTACTCTGAATATTGCAACAACCACCCCAATGCCTGCGTGCAGCTTTCCAAACTGATGAAGATCAAGAAGTATGTGTTCTTTTTTGAGGCCTGTCGTCTGCTCCAGAAGATGATCGACATTTCCTTGGATGGATTCCTGCTTACTCCTGTTCAGAAGATCTGCAAGTATCCTCTGCAGCTGGCAGAACTGCTGAAGTACACCAACCCACAGCACAG AGATTATAAGGATGTGGaagctgctttaaatgcaatGAAGAATGTGGCCAGACTGATCAATGAGAGAAAGAGGCGTCTGGAGAATATTGACAAAATTGCTCAGTGGCAAAGCTCCATAGAAGACTGGGAG GGTGAAGACATCTTGAGCAGAAGCTCTGATCTGATTTTCTCTGGAGACCTGACCAAGATCTCCCAGCCACAGGCCAAAGGCCAGCAGCGAATGTTCTTTCTCTTTGACCACCAACTGGTTTTCTGTAAGAAG GATCTTCTTCGGAGGGACATCCTGTACTACAAGGGTCGGTTAGACATGGATCAGATGCAAGTGGTGGATGTGGAGGATGGGAAGGATAAGGACTTTAACGTGAGTGTGAAGAATGCCTTGAAATTATGTTCTCCTGGGGGAGAGGAGGTCCACCTTCTGTGTGCCAAGAAACCCGAGCAGAAGCAGCGCTGGCTGCGAGCCTTTGCGGATGAACGGGAACAGGTCCAGCACGACCTCGAAACAG GTTTTACGATCACAGAGGTCCAGAAGAAGCAGGCCATGTTGAATGCATCTAAAAGTCATCCAACAGGGAAGCCCAAAG CTTTAGCTTTACAGCATCTTTTGGCACTCAGATCTCCTTCACTTCTTCACCCAAAAACTTCCAAGTGCCTACGTTTTTCTGAACCTTCAGGACCTCTGGCTCCCAGGGCCACCTTAACTTCACCTCTCCTCCCTGAAGGCCCTCAGCGTAGGCAGGGGCGGGGGGTTAGGGTGCCCCCTGGGGTCCTGCGCAGGGCAATATCTTGGGTGTCCTCTCAAAGTAGAGAGCCGATCGAGTAG
- the LOC109055155 gene encoding rho guanine nucleotide exchange factor 4-like isoform X10 codes for MRGFLLCQTLSQRDLRSPFTGLFLIIFEQTKKLQLTGREEEAHGKLISDGSVCAEALWDHVTMDDQELGFKAGDVIEVVDATNKEWWWGRVLDSEGWFPASFVRLRVNQDEPMEEYLAHLDGASEGGGASMGGPLGPGLPCKEQMRANVINEIMSTERDYIKHLKDICEGYIKQCRKRTDMFTEEQLRTIFGNIDELYRFQKKFLKALEKKFNKDHPHLSEIGSCFLEHQTNFQIYSEYCNNHPNACVQLSKLMKIKKYVFFFEACRLLQKMIDISLDGFLLTPVQKICKYPLQLAELLKYTNPQHRDYKDVEAALNAMKNVARLINERKRRLENIDKIAQWQSSIEDWEGEDILSRSSDLIFSGDLTKISQPQAKGQQRMFFLFDHQLVFCKKDLLRRDILYYKGRLDMDQMQVVDVEDGKDKDFNVSVKNALKLCSPGGEEVHLLCAKKPEQKQRWLRAFADEREQVQHDLETGFTITEVQKKQAMLNASKSHPTGKPKALALQHLLALRSPSLLHPKTSKCLRFSEPSGPLAPRATLTSPLLPEGPQRRQGRGVRVPPGVLRRAISWVSSQSREPIE; via the exons CTGATCAGTGATGGCAGCGTGTGCGCGGAGGCTCTATGGGACCACGTCACCATGGACGACCAGGAGCTGGGCTTCAAAGCTGGAGATGTCATCGAAGTAGTGGATGCCACAAACAAGGAGTGGTGGTGGGGCCGGGTGCTGGATAGCGAGGGCTGGTTCCCCGCCAGCTTTGTTCGG TTACGCGTGAACCAAGATGAACCCATGGAGGAATACTTAGCCCATCTGGACGGGGCCTCGGAGGGGGGTGGGGCCAGCATGGGGGGCCCCTTAGGGCCCGGTCTGCCCTGCAAGGAGCAGATGAGAGCCAACGTCATCAATGAAATCATGAGCACAGAGAGGGATTACATCAAACACCTGAAGGACATCTGTGAG GGCTATATAAAACAGTGTCGGAAGAGGACAGATATGTTCACTGAGGAGCAACTGCGCACTATCTTTGGGAACATCGATGAGCTCTACCGTTTCCAGAAGAAGTTCCTCAAAGCCTTGGAGAAGAAATTCAACAAAGATCATCCTCACCTCAGCGAGATTGGCTCCTGCTTCTTAGAGCAC CAAACAAACTTTCAGATCTACTCTGAATATTGCAACAACCACCCCAATGCCTGCGTGCAGCTTTCCAAACTGATGAAGATCAAGAAGTATGTGTTCTTTTTTGAGGCCTGTCGTCTGCTCCAGAAGATGATCGACATTTCCTTGGATGGATTCCTGCTTACTCCTGTTCAGAAGATCTGCAAGTATCCTCTGCAGCTGGCAGAACTGCTGAAGTACACCAACCCACAGCACAG AGATTATAAGGATGTGGaagctgctttaaatgcaatGAAGAATGTGGCCAGACTGATCAATGAGAGAAAGAGGCGTCTGGAGAATATTGACAAAATTGCTCAGTGGCAAAGCTCCATAGAAGACTGGGAG GGTGAAGACATCTTGAGCAGAAGCTCTGATCTGATTTTCTCTGGAGACCTGACCAAGATCTCCCAGCCACAGGCCAAAGGCCAGCAGCGAATGTTCTTTCTCTTTGACCACCAACTGGTTTTCTGTAAGAAG GATCTTCTTCGGAGGGACATCCTGTACTACAAGGGTCGGTTAGACATGGATCAGATGCAAGTGGTGGATGTGGAGGATGGGAAGGATAAGGACTTTAACGTGAGTGTGAAGAATGCCTTGAAATTATGTTCTCCTGGGGGAGAGGAGGTCCACCTTCTGTGTGCCAAGAAACCCGAGCAGAAGCAGCGCTGGCTGCGAGCCTTTGCGGATGAACGGGAACAGGTCCAGCACGACCTCGAAACAG GTTTTACGATCACAGAGGTCCAGAAGAAGCAGGCCATGTTGAATGCATCTAAAAGTCATCCAACAGGGAAGCCCAAAG CTTTAGCTTTACAGCATCTTTTGGCACTCAGATCTCCTTCACTTCTTCACCCAAAAACTTCCAAGTGCCTACGTTTTTCTGAACCTTCAGGACCTCTGGCTCCCAGGGCCACCTTAACTTCACCTCTCCTCCCTGAAGGCCCTCAGCGTAGGCAGGGGCGGGGGGTTAGGGTGCCCCCTGGGGTCCTGCGCAGGGCAATATCTTGGGTGTCCTCTCAAAGTAGAGAGCCGATCGAGTAG